In a single window of the Pseudochaenichthys georgianus chromosome 16, fPseGeo1.2, whole genome shotgun sequence genome:
- the LOC117461598 gene encoding trace amine-associated receptor 9, which translates to MNESGPPALLDRSGPAHCTVCCCTLANKVILVLFMGLLVVAILFGNLVTLAVVLGTKHFHTPQGYLKASLAVADLAVGVFVVPLSIYAEVHLMVSDSALEWTLYGSKYLRFHPCSLIGPVFAGCTFVSITTIFLLTIERSIAVLKPLHKDSVITRKRTTILIVLCWVGSFLLAVSPMVFSSEIALEYNSCSRMCNYAQMNTRAFNILLLFPAFDFTLLGATMVINVISMSSIRQHSRRRKRLAGSECPSSSKPTFSDIKAAKTIGTLTVAFTASFTPIAVFVVGNVLGNEWCNFSFFAFWILATNSCWNVIIYSVRDQRFRLCAHKLLMPVQRKDTSNKDKTQNGETFI; encoded by the coding sequence ATGAATGAGAGCGGCCCCCCCGCCCTGTTGGACCGGTCCGGGCCGGCCCACTGCACCGTGTGCTGCTGCACGCTGGCCAACAAGGTCATCCTGGTGCTCTTCATGGGGCTGCTGGTCGTCGCCATCTTGTTCGGGAACTTGGTGACTCTGGCTGTGGTTCTGGGGACCAAACACTTCCACACGCCGCAGGGGTACCTGAAGGCATCGCTGGCCGTGGCCGATCTGGCAGTGGGGGTCTTCGTGGTGCCGCTCTCCATCTACGCCGAGGTCCACCTCATGGTGAGCGACTCGGCACTGGAGTGGACTTTGTACGGCTCTAAGTACTTGAGGTTCCACCCGTGCAGCCTCATCGGGCCCGTCTTCGCCGGCTGCACCTTTGTTTCCATCACAACCATCTTCCTGCTGACCATCGAGAGGAGCATCGCCGTGTTGAAGCCGCTGCACAAGGACTCGGTGATCACGAGGAAGAGGACCACCATCCTCATCGTCCTCTGCTGGGTCGGGAGCTTCCTGTTGGCGGTGTCTCCCATGGTGTTCAGCAGCGAGATTGCGCTGGAGTACAACTCGTGCAGCCGGATGTGTAACTACGCGCAGATGAACACCCGGGCGTTCAACATCCTCCTGCTCTTCCCGGCGTTTGACTTCACGCTCCTCGGAGCCACGATGGTCATCAACGTCATCTCGATGTCCAGCATCCGGCAGCACTCGAGGCGCAGGAAACGCCTGGCGGGGAGCGAGTGCCCGAGCAGCAGCAAACCCACGTTCTCTGACATCAAAGCGGCCAAAACCATCGGCACGCTCACCGTGGCGTTCACCGCCTCGTTCACGCCAATCGCGGTCTTCGTGGTGGGGAATGTTTTGGGGAATGAATGGTGCAACTTTTCCTTTTTCGCCTTCTGGATTTTGGCCACCAACAGCTGCTGGAATGTCATCATTTACAGTGTGAGGGACCAGAGGTTCAGGCTGTGTGCGCACAAGCTCCTGATGCCTGTCCAAAGAAAAGACACGTCCAATAAGGACAAGACGCAGAACGGAGAAACGTTCATTTAG